The genomic window CGACACGGCGCAGCCAGTCTTCCCGGCGGATGCGTCCGAGCTCCTGCCCGTTAACGCGGATACTTCCCTGCGAAGGCGCGACAAATCCCAGCAGCAGATTAACTACCGTGGTTTTGCCGGCGCCGCTCGGCCCAACCAGCGCCACCCGCTTGCCGGCCGGAATGGTAAAAGACACATTTTGCAGCGCCGGCTGATCGCGCCCGGGATAGCCGAAGGCAACGTCAGCCAATTCCACCGTTATAGCCGCGCCGGCTGTCAGGGGGAGCACGCCGAAAACGCCTGCCGGCAGTGGCTGCGCCAACAGGCCGAAAACGCGCTCGGCAGAGGCGATGGCGGCTGCCCCGGCGTGGAAATGGCTGCCCAGCAACCGGAAAGGCAGATAAAACTCCGGCGCCAGCAGCAGGATAAAGAAGGCCCCCTCAAAGCCGATGCCGCCGTACAGAAGCTTTAAGCCTACAGTCACCGCCACCAGCGCGACACTGATTGTCGACAAAAGCTCAAGGGAAAGCGCTGACAGGAACGCGACCCGCAGCACCCCCATCGTCTGCCGCCGAAATTCCTCGCTGTAAGCAAAGATAATTTCCGTCTGCTCGCGGCTGCGACCGAAAAGCTTCAGGGTATTAAGCCCTTTCAGCACATCGAGAAAATGGCCGCTCAGCCTGCCGAGCACCTGCCAGCGCTTTTGGTGCAGTTCGCCCGCCCAGCGGCCGATCAGCGCCATCATCACCGGGATGAGCGGCGCCGTCGCCAGCATGATAAAGGCGGCCGTGCCGTCGATAGGGGCCACGACCGCCAGCACGAGCAGCGGTACGGCCACAGCCACCACCATCTGCGGCAGGTAGCGAGCGAAAAAGGCGTCGAGACTTTCCAGTCCTTCGCCCAATAGGTTGGCAAGTTCCCCCGTCCTCTCCGCCCCGCCGTGCACCGGCCCCCGAGCGGTCAGATGAGCCAGCAGACGCTTCCTGAGTCCGGCTTTCACCGCCAGTGCCAGACGGCTGCCGACAGCCTCAATTAGCCATACGACGGCCGCCCTTGCCACCATTAACGCCATTAGGCCATATATCCAGGGCATTAATTCGCTGCTACCCAGCCCCTTCAAGAACACTCCAGCGACAAGGTGCGCGAAAACATAAGCCTGGGCCACCGCAATTCCGCCCGCGGCCAAACCGGCGCCTGTCAGCAGCGCCAGCAGAAAAGCCTGCTTTTTTCCCTCTTTCCACAAATCGCGATGAAACATCGCCGCCCCCCAGACGAAAGACCGTGACCTTGTTTTTCGTGGGGTCACGGTCGCCTTTTGTTAGTATTCTAGGTCGCGCAACGTTACCCTTTTGCGAAA from Sporomusaceae bacterium includes these protein-coding regions:
- the cydD gene encoding thiol reductant ABC exporter subunit CydD, whose amino-acid sequence is MFHRDLWKEGKKQAFLLALLTGAGLAAGGIAVAQAYVFAHLVAGVFLKGLGSSELMPWIYGLMALMVARAAVVWLIEAVGSRLALAVKAGLRKRLLAHLTARGPVHGGAERTGELANLLGEGLESLDAFFARYLPQMVVAVAVPLLVLAVVAPIDGTAAFIMLATAPLIPVMMALIGRWAGELHQKRWQVLGRLSGHFLDVLKGLNTLKLFGRSREQTEIIFAYSEEFRRQTMGVLRVAFLSALSLELLSTISVALVAVTVGLKLLYGGIGFEGAFFILLLAPEFYLPFRLLGSHFHAGAAAIASAERVFGLLAQPLPAGVFGVLPLTAGAAITVELADVAFGYPGRDQPALQNVSFTIPAGKRVALVGPSGAGKTTVVNLLLGFVAPSQGSIRVNGQELGRIRREDWLRRVAYIPQFPHIFAGTVADNIRQDSAGSLTEVAAAAAAAEAHEFISRLPQGYDTLIGEGGLALSGGEAQRIAIARAFYRQAAVIILDEATSGLDPRTEKAVRAGLDRLLAGRTALVVAHRLTTVYTADVIVVLTEGVVCEQGRHEELMARQGVYSRLVGAYRGTA